A stretch of Tripterygium wilfordii isolate XIE 37 chromosome 11, ASM1340144v1, whole genome shotgun sequence DNA encodes these proteins:
- the LOC120008734 gene encoding protein FAR1-RELATED SEQUENCE 3-like, with protein MCSAKKSLTQQFSAANVPIHQQISIIELETGGIENIGCIERYFYNAWMRYGIQTGLSSIWGYSMVFAPFVGVNHHGQTILFACAFLSDETIESFLWLLKQLLSCMPIGTPKMIITDQYPTMGKVIAEFHNCIWNSSNSDEFEAGWAEVVKQSGLSTNEWLKTMYELRFM; from the exons ATGTGCTCTGCCAAGAAATCCTTGACACAACAGTTTAGTGCTGCAAATGTGCCAATTCATCAGCAAATTAGTATCATAGAGTTAGAAACTGGAGGCATAGAAAATATTGGGTGTATAGAAAGATATTTTTACAATGCATGGATGAG ATATGGAATACAGACAGGCCTATCAAGCATTTGGGGATATAGTATGGTGTTTGCACCCTTTGTTGGGGTCAACCATCATGGACAAACTATACTCTTTGCTTGTGCATTCTTGAGTGATGAGACGATTGAGTCATTTTTGTGGCTTCTGAAGCAGTTGTTGTCATGTATGCCAATAGGTACACCCAAAATGATCATCACTGATCAATACCCTACAATGGGAAAGGTCATAGCTGAA TTTCATAATTGCATATGGAATTCATCGAATTCGGATGAATTTGAGGCTGGTTGGGCCGAGGTTGTCAAGCAAAGTGGATTGTCTACAAATGAATGGTTAAAAACAATGTATGAGCTCCGTTTCATGTGA